In Cotesia glomerata isolate CgM1 linkage group LG3, MPM_Cglom_v2.3, whole genome shotgun sequence, one genomic interval encodes:
- the LOC123260344 gene encoding inhibitor of growth protein 4, translating to MTTALYLEHYLDSLEHLPIELQRNFGLMRDLDTRAQGLMKDIDKLADDYLKNIKKDSSEKNEGQLLHIQNLFSKAKEYGDDKVQLAIQTYELVDKHIRRLDSDLARFEAEIQDKALNNNRVAEESGASKKGRKKSLKEKEKRKKGTAGASSEDESKSIRKKQKKGGSVSSATTGAVGSGAQTDASLGHPADVLDMPVDPNEPTYCLCHQVSYGEMIGCDNPDCPIEWFHFSCVGLTTKPKGKWYCPKCTQDRKKK from the exons aTGACGACTGCATTGTACTTAGAACATTACTTGGACA GTTTAGAGCATTTGCCGATAGAATTGCAGAGAAATTTCGGGCTGATGCGTGACTTAGACACCCGAGCGCAAGGGCTCATGAAAGACATTGATAAACTTGCTGatgattatttgaaaaatattaaaaaagactCCAGTGAGAAAAATGAAGGCCAGTTACTTcatatacaaaatttatttagcaaaGCTAAAGAGTACGGCGATGACAAAGTTCAATTAGCGATACAGACTTATGAATTAGTTGATAAGCACATTCGTAGACTAGACTCCGATTTGGCGAGATTCGAAGCTGAGATCCAAGACAAGGCGCTTAATAACAACCGAGTTGCTGAGGAGAGCGGTGCGAGTAAAAAAGGCAGGAAGAAATCGTTGAAGGAAAAAGAAAAACGTAAGAAAGGCACTGCTGGTGCCAGCAGCGAGGACGAGTCTAAGAGTATTAGGAAGAAGCAGAAGAAAGGTGGCTCTGTGTCTTCGGCTACGACAGGTGCTGTAGGAAGCGGCGCGCAGACCGATGCCTCACTTGGTCATCCAGCTGATGTTCTAGACATGCCTGTTGATCCCAATGAACCTACTTACTGTCTTTGTCATCAAGTTTCTTATGGTGAAATGATTGGATGCGATAATCCTGAT tgcCCAATCGAATGGTTCCACTTTTCATGTGTTGGATTAACCACTAAACCCAAGGGTAAGTGGTACTGTCCGAAGTGTACTCAAGACcgtaagaaaaaataa
- the LOC123261471 gene encoding tyrosine-protein phosphatase 1-like, producing the protein MGCRDSKSLNPQEFIKFIRRRNLLQILNREFNEVIRKEQCDVGNVEAPILPQENKSGGKISANYLNGWAQKRRFICTQAPREKTEFEFWRIILKHRVRIIVMLCKDSQEQFYKYWESDVGVVKTVRPFRIETVKVKSFPNYKVTTLNVTNDATGEFLEVIHYACIDWVQFCTIQGMIDFLTSRIPGNNYSQKLNLSSSNNSFQSSNLALLRHLSLMSLKFILPF; encoded by the exons ATGGGTTGCAGAGACTCAAAGTCACTCAACCCCCAAGAATTCATCAAATTTATAAGAAGAAGAAATCTTCTGCAAATTCTTAACCGAGAATTTAATGAGGTGATACGCAAAGAACAATGTGATGTTGGAAACGTTGAAGCTCCCATTCTTCCCCAGGAAAATAAGTCTGGAGGTAAAATTAGCGCTAACTACTTAAATGGTTGGGCACAGAAGAGAAGATTCATCTGCACTCAAGCTCCTCGAGAAAAAACGGAGTTTGAATTCTGGAGGATCATTTTGAAGCATCGAGTCCGCATCATCGTCATGCTGTGTAAAGATAGTCAAGAACAGTTTTACAAATACTGGGAAAGTGATGTAGGGGTTGTGAAAACTGTGAGGCCGTTTAGAATTGAAACGGTTAAAGTAAAATCTTTTCCGAATTACAAGGTGACTACTCTTAACGTTACTAACGATGCAACGGGTGAATTTCTTGAAGTAATCCACTACGCTTGCATAGATTGGGTTCAGTTTTGCACCATTCAAGGAATGATTGACTTCT TAACATCTCGTATACCCGGAAATAATTACTCacagaaattaaatttgtctTCATCGAATAATTCATTCCAAAGCAGTAATCTAGCGTTACTTAGACATTTATCTTTAATGtcattgaaatttattcttcCATTCTGA
- the LOC123260343 gene encoding rapamycin-insensitive companion of mTOR, whose amino-acid sequence MANWTMWGRSLRSSRPHRSRHEQEVIVELDPSKGLKENVKEVLTNICTHGVSVCLKLAYLNAFVRLIDENDTGDFGYNIEVILRCLQVGLYQEATQVRAAALRAVRHLLKNEQHVLAFNKIHYPVFIVRSMDINLKNEMERIQALKLVRRIMLLAPQHIVPTIGRCLVSLTNGGYEEKDRLFHAFLAVLCELGVLNTNLFINCGGVGAITRAVMTDLSPTMIECIVGILLGLLSHPETRFSVSLMTLAAPYSELHSLTKEKTRDHRETRFTASKHALLSVLRSYAGIIHFCNPNDNAGLKAVIDIMHVEQLEVRGAVLELFYELLGLPLPMWTDEPDVALAAVDPCRHRESWKLSEGFIAAEGRSVLPSLALRCPNITELHLSLLVYVLLECRLPCALVETIVTSDTFISVRAAVLLGGLLHLSHTLLPPEICYLTPPLPGLLEHASRGNHQALGALVILSRMHVMMRRQPIPSSLFLDRFHQPGSWLQSSVPLRSQMVSSKTNWLKRSSSTTPLLKESHVLSTKDVHGWNWSVICTILRSREDSIHIPHDSDHKLFIKRLVNYFIPSSNGFSRVELMSNAILSRNATLAGCDLVNCLLEMQELEGTRLLNELIDDISKQISAISTAPSAHDCLFSPRHMTTTCCQKYFLFLGQLSHSAKGTVILKSFNLLEKLETLAITTNHDCYVKLIISTLDYSREGLNRKVLSKIISTASLEQTRLYATQFLRLILRAKMTDACQWALALLVDRLVDESKLIALAALEAMHEICEDPEYLEAFFQLTVNSRAWDKWFEHLGVRGYLLFIRLYALPASFTKLPSHVEELEKWIKPGGFAENYVQLIDGEIHDSLTRRQRDENGIYMRRSTNMVLMPRDIFIPSHLIGQLVQHESGIQLIMRRNVLQRFARIIQRFRTDISNVDTADSNPKVTKSTPRCAMDDAHFMSEESGIEDIAESTNRLETIIDSEVMEASECRTPRKADSFVEMRRKLSMDDSQRTTPERSYYREDPEQFISFDDRLLKVKSALWALGHAGTSPAGVEQLQNLGIIETITSIAESCSHYSVRATAFYTLSLISTSRIGADALTALHWPCVRYRRGDNWPVIPQNNPNTIPSPVPIQKHHRSLSDGKPELPDLTIRRTRNRSESAATDIESKRYAFPADFKERGETPSPVSSIQRLSQQDAEGYARLRSLQRHRRPSYSQSSLEMYSLDGRLSLQSLSEFESSRSWTTDNMVNTTPPPLPPAPPPQEDPNDVNYMGICLPKKLSIIFPHMPRSHSVNVPDNGSSKLINSSFSNSTEENSSEYNIDEEHREICLACYQLETDNNETTNNEADDKIKKDILRHSQRLSNPVWHRNSRQTLLRLRQRYPEKFKDTCLFFEMAARLSSGTYRLQARRYLQELFLDAPFDVLYKEPRELLQLLVGTEENPVQTPAVELSTDTFTLSASPLKRKVNGRLTIPEAESETSVATSSELTSEIQSVDVNLKSPNSPAHDSDKLSDEKIIAEILKPAERLRTSKSSDKMLKVTSKNTAVSLE is encoded by the exons ATGGCCAATTGGACGATGTGGGGTAGGAGTCTCAGGTCAAGTCGACCTCACCGCA gtCGTCACGAGCAAGAGGTTATCGTCGAGCTAGACCCCTCAAAAG gactcaaagaaaacgtcaAAGAAGTTTTAACCAACATTTGTACCCATGGAGTGTCAGTTTGTCTCAAGTTAGCTTATTTAAATGCATTTGTGCGGCTTATTGATGAGAATGATACCGGTGATTTCGGATACAACATTGAGGTCATCTTGCGTTG CTTACAGGTGGGACTTTACCAAGAAGCAACCCAAGTACGCGCCGCAGCTCTGCGAGCGGTAAGACACTTATTAAAAAACGAACAACACGTATTAGCCTTCAACAAAATTCACTATCCAGTATTCATAGTTCGAAGTAtggatataaatttaaaaaacgaaaTGGAGCGAATTCAAGCGTTAAAACTAGTAAGAAGGATAATGTTATTAGCGCCTCAACACATAGTGCCTACCATAGGAAGATGCCTGGTGAGTCTAACCAACGGCGGCTACGAGGAGAAAGATCGTTTGTTCCACGCATTTCTAGCCGTCCTCTGTGAATTAGGagtattaaatacaaatttatttataaactgcGGAGGTGTTGGCGCAATAACCAGAGCAGTGATGACTGATCTCAGTCCCACAATGATCGAGTGTATCGTCGGGATTCTTTTAGGTTTATTATCGCACCCAGAAACAAGATTCAGCGTTTCGCTGATGACCCTAGCAGCGCCTTACAGTGAATTACACTCACTAACAAAGGAAAAGACAAGAGATCACCGCGAAACAAGATTCACAGCAAGTAAACACGCACTGTTAAGCGTGTTGCGTTCCTACGCAGGAATAATCCACTTCTGTAACCCGAATGACAACGCCGGGTTGAAGGCAGTAATAGACATAATGCACGTAGAGCAGCTTGAAGTGCGTGGCGCAGTCCTAGAATTATTCTACGAGCTCCTGGGTCTTCCTTTGCCAATGTGGACTGATGAGCCAGATGTCGCTCTAGCTGCAGTGGATCCTTGCCGGCACCGCGAGAGCTGGAAACTCTCTGAAGGATTTATAGCCGCTGAAGGACGATCAGTACTGCCGTCTCTCGCTTTGCGATGTCCGAACATCACCGAGCTCCACTTGTCACTCCTAGTGTACGTTTTACTAGAATGCAGACTGCCCTGTGCGCTAGTGGAGACAATAGTTACATCAGACACATTCATATCTGTCCGAGCTGCGGTATTACTTGGCGGCTTGCTGCACCTTTCTCACACTCTTCTTCCTCCCGAGATCTGTTACCTCACTCCTCCTCTGCCCGGTCTTCTAGAACACGCCAGTCGCGGGAACCACCAAGCGCTCGGAGCACTGGTAATTCTCAGCAGAATGCACGTGATGATGCGCCGACAACCGATACCCTCAAGCTTGTTCCTCGACCGGTTTCATCAGCCAGGCTCTTGGTTACAATCTTCAGTGCCTCTGCGCAGTCAGATGGTGTCCAGCAAGACAAACTGGCTAAAAAGATCCTCATCCACCACACCTCTGCTAAAAGAATCACACGTACTGAGCACTAAAGACGTCCACGGTTGGAATTGGTCTGTTATCTGTACAATCCTTAGGTCGCGTGAAGATTCAATTCACATTCCTCACGATTCCgaccataaattatttataaaacggcttgttaattattttatcccCTCGTCAAATGGATTCAGCCGGGTTGAATTAATGTCTAATGCTATTCTATCCCGCAATGCGACACTAGCTGGTTGTGATTTAGTTAATTGCCTCCTGGAGATGCAAGAGCTTGAAGGTACTAGACTATTAAACGAATTAATTGATGATATTTCTAAACAAATAAGTGCAATAAGCACCGCACCAAGTGCTCATGATTGTCTTTTTTCTCCTCGTCATATGACAACAACTTGttgtcaaaaatattttttatttcttggaCAATTAAGTCACTCTGCAAAAGGTACTGTTATTCTTaagagttttaatttattagaaaaacttGAAACTTTGGCAATAACAACCAACCACGACTGTTATGTTAAGCTTATTATTTCCACGCTCGATTACTCGAGAGAAGGACTTAATCGTAAagttttaagtaaaataatatcaacTGCGTCACTTGAACAAACACGATTGTACGCGACACAATTTTTGCGTCTTATTCTCAGGGCTAAAATGACTGATGCATGCCAATGGGCCTTAGCTTTGCTCGTAGACCGGCTTGTCGACGAGAGTAAATTAATAGCGTTAGCAGCGTTGGAAGCGATGCATGAAATTTGCGAAGATCCAGAGTACCTGGAggctttttttcaattgacaGTAAATAGCCGTGCGTGGGACAAGTGGTTTGAGCATTTAGGAGTTCGTGGTTACTTGCTCTTCATTCGTCTCTACGCTTTGCCAGCTAGTTTTACGAAGCTTCCGTCTCACGTTGAGGAGCTGGAGAAGTGGATCAAGCCCGGTGGGTTTGCTGAGAATTATGTCCAGCTTATTGATGGAGAAATTCACGATTCGCTGACGCGCCGTCAGCGCGATGAAAATGGTATTTACATGCGAAGATCTACCAACATGGTATTAATGCCGAGGGATATTTTCATTCCTTCACATTTGATTGGTCAGCTGGTCCAGCATGAGTCGGGTATCCAGTTGATCATGCGAAGAAATGTCCTCCAGCGTTTTGCGAGAATTATTCAAAGGTTCAGAACGGATATCAGCAATGTTGATACCGCGGATTCGAATCCTAAGGTGACTAAAAGCACTCCCAGGTGTGCGATGGACGATGCTCACTTTATGTCAGAAGAATCAGGGATTGAGGATATCGCTGAGTCCACCAATCGTCTTGAGACGATCATTGACTCGGAAGTTATGGAGGCTAGCGAGTGTCGAACGCCTCGCAAGGCGGATTCCTTTGTGGAAATGCGCAGGAAGTTGAGCATGGATGACTCTCAACGCACGACACCTGAGAGGAGTTACTACCGAGAGGATCCGGAGCAGTTCATCAGCTTTGATGATAGATTATTGAAGGTCAAGTCGGCGCTCTGGGCTCTAGGTCATGCTGGTACTTCGCCAGCTGGAGTAGAGCAGCTTCAGAATTTGGGTATTATTGAAACTATTACGTCTATTGCTGAATCTTGTAGTCATTATTCGGTCCGTGCGACTGCGTTTTATACGCTAAGTCTTATCAGCACAAGTCGTATTGGCGCGGATGCGCTTACGGCGCTTCATTGGCCGTGTGTCAGGTATCGCAGAGGCGATAATTGGCCGGTAATTCCGCAGAATAATCCTAATACTATTCCGAGTCCTGTGCCGATACAAAAGCACCATCGTAGCTTGAGCGATGGGAAACCTGAGCTTCCGGATCTCACTATTCGGAGGACTAGAAATAGGTCTGAAAGCGCTGCTACGGATATTGAAAGCAAGCGCTATGCTTTTCC GGCTGATTTTAAAGAGAGAGGCGAGACACCTAGTCCTGTTTCGAGCATTCAAAGACTGAGCCAGCAGGATGCTGAAGGATATGCTAGACTTAGGAGTCTGCAAAGACACCGAAGACCCAGTTATTCTCAAAGTAGCTTAGag atGTATAGTTTGGATGGAAGACTGTCGTTGCAAAGTCTTTCGGAGTTTGAATCGTCTCGTAGTTGGACGACAGATAATATGGTTAATACAACTCCACCTCCACTGCCACCAGCACCACCACCCCAAGAGGATCCTAATGATGTTAATTATATGGGGATATGTCTTCCTAAAAAATTGTCTATAATATTTCCTCATATGCCTCGTTCGCATTCGGTAAATGTACCTGATAATGGAAGCAGTAAACTGATAAATAGCAGTTTTAGCAACTCTACTGAAGAAAATAGTAGCGAGTATAACATTGATGAGGAACATCGTGAAATATGTTTGGCGTGTTATCAGCTTGAGACTGATAATAATGAAACGACTAATAATGAAGCTgacgataaaataaaaaa GGATATATTGCGACACTCTCAGCGTCTTTCTAATCCTGTTTGGCATCGAAATAGCCGGCAGACTCTGTTAAGATTAAGACAACGCTACCCTGagaaatttaaa GACACTTGTCTTTTTTTCGAAATGGCTGCACGATTAAGCAGCGGAACTTACAGATTGCAAGCTCGTAGGTATCTTCAAGAATTGTTTCTTGATGCGCCGTTTGATGTT cttTACAAAGAGCCCAGAGAACTATTGCAACTGTTAGTGGGAACAGAAGAGAACCCAGTGCAAACTCCGGCAGTTGAACTGTCAACAGATACATTTACACTAAGCGCTAGTCCTTTAAAGAGAAAAGTTAATGGTAGGTTAACGATACCCGAAGCTGAATCAGAAACGTCTGTTGCTACGAGTTCGGAATTAACCAGTGAAATTCAGTCAGTAGATGTTAATTTAAAGTCACCAAACTCGCCGGCTCACGATTCTGATAAGCTCAGCGATGAGAAGATTATCGCTGAGATACTTAAACCAGCCGAAAGACTCAGAACCTCCAAGAGCTCCGATAAGATGTTAAAAGTAACCTCCAAAAACACTGCCGTAAGCCTTGAATAA